DNA from Helicobacter pylori:
TTATTCACAGGGGCGTGCGGGTATATAGGCTCACATACCGCAAGGGCGTTTTTAGAAAAAACCAAAGAAAACATCATTATTATAGATGACTTAAGCACCGGTTTTTTAGAGCATATCAAAGCGTTAGAGCGTTACTACCCTAATAGGGTTGCGTTTATTCAAGCGAATTTGAATGAAACCCACAAATTAGACGCCTTTTTGAATAAGCAACAGCTAAAAGATCCTATTGAAGCTGTCTTGCATTTTGGGGCTAAAATCTCAGTAGAAGAATCCATGCGCTTGCCTTTAGAATACTACACTAACAACACGCTTAACACTTTAGAGCTTGTCAAACTTTGCTTAAAACATGCAATCAAGCGTTTTATTTTTTCTTCCACGGCCGTGGTTTATGGCGAGTCTGGTTCAAGCTTGAATGAAGAAAGCCCCTTAAACCCCATTAATCCTTATGGAGCGTCTAAAATGATGAGCGAAAGGATTTTGTTAGACGCTTCTAAAGTAGCGGATTTCAATTGCGTTATTTTGCGCTATTTCAATGTGGCTGGGGCATGCATGCACAATGATTATACCACCCCCTACACTTTAGGACAGCGCACGCTCAACGCCACGCATTTGATCAAAATCGCATGCGAATGCGCGGTGGGTAAAAGGAAAAAAATGGGGATTTTTGGCACTAATTACCCCACGAGAGACGGCACTTGCATTAGGGATTATATCCATGTAGATGATTTGGCTAACGCGCATTTAGCGAGCTATCACACTCTTTTAGAAAAAAATAAGAGCGAGATCTATAATGTCGGCTACAATCAAGGCCATAGCGTGAAAGAAGTGATAGAAAAGGTTAAAGAAATCTCAAATAAGGATTTTTTAGTGGAAATTTTAGACAAACGACAGGGCGATCCAGCAAGCCTTATTGCCAATAATTCTAAAATCCTACAAAACACCCCTTTCAAACCCCTTTATAACAACCTAGATACGATTATCAAAAGCGCTCTAGATTGGGAAGAACACCTTTTAAGATTTCAATAATACACCCTGTGCAAATACAAGCCATTAGCCATTATGGGCGTTCTTATGGTGGCTTTAATGTTATGGATTTGCGCTTGAATTTCAGCGAGTGCGATTTTTTCTAAGGAATATTGAACGCATGCTTGAATGATCAAACGCACGCTGGAGCGTAAAAACGCATCGCCAATGATTTTAAACACCACGCACTCATGCCCCATGATAAAGGTTTTATAAGCCAAAGCGTTAAAAATGATGCGATTAGGATTGGTTGCAGCGCCGCCTTCTTTTTTAAACATGGAAAAATCATGCTTACCTATAAATTGCTTTAAAGCGGTGTTTAATGAATCTAGTGAGCCATAATCCCCACAAGCGATATAGGGCGCTAAAAAAGGCGTTTTTAAATTCTTCGTCAAAAGGTAACGATACGCTCTTTTTTGAGCGTCAAAACGCGCATGGAAGTTTTTTTCTTCTAGTTTTTTTAAGACAATATGCGGGGCGAGTTTGGGGGCTAGATAATGAAATAATTTAGCGGCATTCCAGTGTTTTGGAGCGTGAAAAGACAACACTTGATTGTTTGCATGCACGCCTTTATCCGTGCGCCCAGCCGCAACCACAACGCTTTTAATCCCTAGCACGTTTAAAGCGCTCTCTATTTTATCCTGAACGCCGAGTTTGTTAGGCTGTTTGGCATAGCCTAGAAAATACGCCCCATCATAAGCGATAGTAGCCTTAAAACAACGCATTTAATAACGCTTTAAAATGAATTTTCTAAACAACAAATAAGAGGCAAACGCCCAAATAAAGGGGAAGAAAAAGGTCATCAAAAACAAATCCGTAGAAATCACATGCACCATTAAAAAATAAACCCCAACCGCTCCAAGGACATAAAAATAACTCCAATTCGTTTTGAATCGCGGGTTGGCGATGCCAAATAAGGGGATTAAAAACACGCTCGCTAAAGGGAATAAGGAAACTAAAATCGCTTGAGAAAAACGCCGTTTTTGATTTTTATTAGCGTTTTTACCAAAAGCCCTTTTCCAATAGCCCAAATAATCCGTGCCTTGCAAATAAGCCGCATCATTAGAATTGAAAGACTTGAGCTTGTTGCGTAAATGCAATTCTTCAAAATCAACCTTACGCATTTTATCGCCTTGAGTGAAATACGCATGCCCGTTATACAAATTCAATTCAAACACGCCGTTTTGATTGTTGATATTGCCTTTTTGAGCTAGAATAAAGCTTTCTTGAGAGAGGCTTTTATTAGAAAAAAGCACCAAATTATCATAGGAATTGTTCTCAGCCTTATCCACATACACGAGCCAATCGCCTAATTTTTGCCCGAATTCACCCGCTCTGATGTTAATGTCAATCTTGTCCTTTTTTTGACGCAAAAACCCGTAATAAGCGCTCTTAGAAGTGGGGATTAAAATGAGGGAAAACGCTAATAAAATCGCGCTCACTAACAAACTTAAAGGCACAAACGCTTTAGTCATTTTTTTAGGCGAAACCCCTAAAGAGAAAAACACCAACAATTCATGGTCATAGCTAAGTCTTGAAAGCCCTAAAGCGCAAGCCGCAAAAAAAGTGATCGGCAAAATAAAAAAAATGGTTCCTGGCAAGGAATACAAAAAGAGTTGCACCAGATCCAAAAAGCTCACTTTAATCACGAGCGTTACGCTTGCAATACTGATTAATAGCACAATGGAAGAGATAAAAAACAGCACTAAAAAGAAGGAGAAAAAGACCTGCGAAACCGCCATGAAAAGATAGTGTTTAACCATGCTTTAATCTTTTTTCACTCTTTATTGCACCCCATCTACAACAGGCACAAACAAGCATTTTTCTAACACTTTTTGGACGCGCAAGGCGTTATTTTGTTTCACAAATCGTTTGATCACTTGCTCGTTGTTTTCTTGAATGGGCGCAACTAATATCCCGCCTTCTTCAAGCTGATCAATAAGCGCTTGGGGGATATTTTTAGCGCAAGCAGAGAATAAAATCCTATCATAGGGGGCGTATCGCTCCCAGCCCTTATTCCCATCAGCGAATTTGACATGAACGTTGTCTAAACCGAGAGTTTTAAGGCGCAAACGCGCTTCTATATACAGGCTTTCAATCCTTTCAATGCTGAAAACGCGCCTGAAAATTTGAGACAGCACCGCCGCTTGATAGCCGCTCCCGCAGCCAATTTCTAGCACGCTGTCCACATGATCGATTTCTAAATATTGCGTCATTTTGGCCACGGTTAGGGGCGAAGAAATGTATTGTTGTGCTTGCATAGAAAGCGCGTTTAAAGTGTAGGCAAAATGCTTGAAGGGGGCTGGCACAAAAACCTCCCTTTCAATGCTCTCCATAGCTTTTCTCACTTTGGGGTGTAAATTGAAACGCTTATGGATTTCTTCACACATCAAATGGTTTTTGATACTATTCAAACAAGCCCCTTAAAAATCATCAAAACTCAC
Protein-coding regions in this window:
- the pcm gene encoding protein-L-isoaspartate O-methyltransferase — its product is MNSIKNHLMCEEIHKRFNLHPKVRKAMESIEREVFVPAPFKHFAYTLNALSMQAQQYISSPLTVAKMTQYLEIDHVDSVLEIGCGSGYQAAVLSQIFRRVFSIERIESLYIEARLRLKTLGLDNVHVKFADGNKGWERYAPYDRILFSACAKNIPQALIDQLEEGGILVAPIQENNEQVIKRFVKQNNALRVQKVLEKCLFVPVVDGVQ
- a CDS encoding LptF/LptG family permease, encoding MVKHYLFMAVSQVFFSFFLVLFFISSIVLLISIASVTLVIKVSFLDLVQLFLYSLPGTIFFILPITFFAACALGLSRLSYDHELLVFFSLGVSPKKMTKAFVPLSLLVSAILLAFSLILIPTSKSAYYGFLRQKKDKIDINIRAGEFGQKLGDWLVYVDKAENNSYDNLVLFSNKSLSQESFILAQKGNINNQNGVFELNLYNGHAYFTQGDKMRKVDFEELHLRNKLKSFNSNDAAYLQGTDYLGYWKRAFGKNANKNQKRRFSQAILVSLFPLASVFLIPLFGIANPRFKTNWSYFYVLGAVGVYFLMVHVISTDLFLMTFFFPFIWAFASYLLFRKFILKRY
- the truA gene encoding tRNA pseudouridine(38-40) synthase TruA, with the protein product MRCFKATIAYDGAYFLGYAKQPNKLGVQDKIESALNVLGIKSVVVAAGRTDKGVHANNQVLSFHAPKHWNAAKLFHYLAPKLAPHIVLKKLEEKNFHARFDAQKRAYRYLLTKNLKTPFLAPYIACGDYGSLDSLNTALKQFIGKHDFSMFKKEGGAATNPNRIIFNALAYKTFIMGHECVVFKIIGDAFLRSSVRLIIQACVQYSLEKIALAEIQAQIHNIKATIRTPIMANGLYLHRVYY
- the galE gene encoding UDP-glucose 4-epimerase GalE, which produces MALLFTGACGYIGSHTARAFLEKTKENIIIIDDLSTGFLEHIKALERYYPNRVAFIQANLNETHKLDAFLNKQQLKDPIEAVLHFGAKISVEESMRLPLEYYTNNTLNTLELVKLCLKHAIKRFIFSSTAVVYGESGSSLNEESPLNPINPYGASKMMSERILLDASKVADFNCVILRYFNVAGACMHNDYTTPYTLGQRTLNATHLIKIACECAVGKRKKMGIFGTNYPTRDGTCIRDYIHVDDLANAHLASYHTLLEKNKSEIYNVGYNQGHSVKEVIEKVKEISNKDFLVEILDKRQGDPASLIANNSKILQNTPFKPLYNNLDTIIKSALDWEEHLLRFQ